Below is a window of Synchiropus splendidus isolate RoL2022-P1 chromosome 9, RoL_Sspl_1.0, whole genome shotgun sequence DNA.
AAACCCCGGCAGCTTCCCAAATCTATTGGCTGCAGTaaaaactttccagggaagacgTCGCTCGCCACAAAAGAGCAGGTATTTGTCTCGACGGTCAGTGTATTTAAAAGCTGGAGACACTTGAATCTGCGCAGGTTCAGTACTGGCTGCACCAGCTTGCTCTGGAGCTTGAGGAGAGACTGACGAAGGATAGAGAAGTGGTGAGAGAGTCTGCACCGGTCAGAAAAGTCTAAGTCTAACCACCTTTCGTCTCTCTTCTCTTGCAGAACGGTCGCGTGGCCAAGTTGCTGACTGTCGGCGTCCGTCAGCTCGGGGACAAGAGGCCGAGCAGCTTCTCTCGCTGCTGCGCTTTGGTTCGCTACGAAGCCGCCAAACTCGCCGGCGACAGTTTTGCCATCATCAAGAGTCTTAACACTGCTGGAAACCAACAGGCTGCCTGGTAAAACGTCTCACTTTATATCCAGTTATCTCAGTTTCAGTGACTTTGATTCAAGCTGTCCTCCTCAGGTCTCCTCCTCTCACGCTGCTTCACCTCTCTGCCAGCAAGTTCAGCGGAGCTCAAGCAAGGGGCGGCATCGCGggcttcctctcctctgacGTCACCTCAACTCAAGCCAGACTCGAGTCTCCGGAGCCAAAAGCCAAACAGCCCGGCTCCATTCAGTCATTCTTCCAAAAGGCAGCTgagacacagagacagaaaacCGAGGTCCAACATGAAGTGAAAGAAGAAGGAGGGTCAGCTCCCTCCACTGCGTCTCCTAAAAAGCACAGCgacatttcttctttcttcagtCGGAGAAGTGCTGAAAGTGGTTTGCAGGTGAATTCACTGCAGGAGACGCAACTTCCTGATGAAGACGCTGCAGTGTCCAGAGATGAGAAGGAGCCGAGGGAAGAGCTAAGCAACACTGTGAGCTCAGAAGATCTGATCCAGTGTCAGCGCTGCGGGCGGGACGTGTCTGTGTGGGAAATGCCAGAGCACAACGACTATCACTTCGCCATGGACCTTCAGAAGTCTTTATCTTCAAGCGTTGCCTCATTATCACCGTCTTCTCTCCGACCTCCAGGTCCGTCCCAGTTATCCAGGGGTAAAACCAAAAGCAAAGGTCAAACTGGGCCGCAGCCCAAAAGACACTGCCACCAAGGTTCTGGAACTCtggattcatttttcaaaaaaagtTCACAGTGAGGAAACAATTCAATAAAACTATTTTAATTGAAAACTGTTTTCTGTGTTTACACACACCTCTCTGACGTCACCTCcgctgtttcagttccacttttataaatacacaatttTGTATTTACCGATCGAGATTGTGTTTCTCTATAGCATTACATTttgtttcaaaaagaaaaaaggaaatgcGGAAAAACAGGTTCTAAAATGTTCAATAACACCCAAGAAACagcacaaatataaaaaaaataaatctgttgaAAAGTAAATCATgtattccattttaaaaatattttctcaataaatgttaaaattgaAAAGTGACGAAAAGTATCGAATGGCATtgtaaaaattatttttgaaaataggTCTTCAGTGCATAACCTAATCTACTGCAATTTCATCTGTTTTTGCTCGTGATATTTATTGTTTTCGCCACTCTGACGAGAAGTAAATAAAGCCGATGTTGTAGTGACCCTGCTCTGCCACTAGATGCCCCCACAACTCCTTTGTAAGAGCGACTCATCGTGATTCCTCATTTTTAGCGTCCAAGTGAGCGTTGTttacatgtgtttgtttgcacagTTTATGGATCCAGTGTAGCATTAAATAATGACCATAATGATAGCAGGACATCTTTGTCCGCCTACgtttattaaaaaatgtttgcagCTGGACGTTACGCAACGTTTGGCAAACACCTGGTTTGACCTTTATCACGATTGCCACTACCATGGGTGGAGTTGCTCCATCATAGGATGCGTCACGGAGCTCGGTTTCTCTGTCTTGCGTCAGATAAAAGTCGATGAAGACAGCACGTAGTGTTTTGATACCAGACTCCGTCACAGGTCCATTGTGTTATCCAGCTGAGACTCCTTACATAGCTGGGCCCGACCTCTGCCCCataaagggaaataaaaaaaaaaaatacctgaGTTTATTACTTCAGATTCTGACTCTGTAGGTGTGTATCTGTGTCCTAAAATCGATCTGGGTCAGGTCGACGGTTGTCTTTATTTCCTCATCTGTACCTCATTTTCAATTTCTAAAATCAAATAGCAAAATTCTAACAGACCACTAACTTGGTGAAGTCCGTTCTCTTTGTCGCAAATTTAGTAAAGattattgtaaaaatgaaacaatgtaaTTACAGCAGTCCTCCTCACCATTTGGACAGTCTTGTGCTTGCATGGGCTTCCTctgggaactctggtttcctcccaccgtccatGAATAGAAAATTGAGTTGAATGTGAGAGGTTGTCTGCCTGCAAGTGTCTTTCGTGTTCATTTTCCATCATTAatttataatataaaaataccAACATATAAATTATAATACccatttcatgtattttcctGCATAGTATATTCagtattaaatgtgttttaatgatgGATCAACACAAGAACAATTTTAAATGGTTTATTTTCTGTACACATGAACACACGCACTTCGGAACTGTGCCTGTTGAGCGTTCCAAAATCCAAACTCAAAGGGTGATAAATGGCGCCATTCAGCTTAAAAGAGTCAAATCTAAAAAGTCTGTGACGGttttaaaacaatacaaaaaaactaaaatagttCCCTCTTTCGTAAACAACAAGAAAACTTCACCCACATGCAGTAAGACAAGAAGACGCAGCCATAGAAAGGTCATTTTAAAATAGCACCAGACATGATTATCACCAGCTGTAAAGCGTTTGAATTGAAAGGAGTTCCACTAGGCACCGTCTCAAACCCTCTCAGTAACGTGAGTGAAAAACACCTGAGCTGCTACTGTCTGTtgagaaatgattttttttcaggtttGGGAAGAAGAGCACTGCAAGTTTGAAAGTGGaaatggattttttaaaaatatataattatatatgtTGACCTGAGAGTATTCTACGGCTGAATAAAAGAACATATGAACTCAACATCTTAAGCTATATCAACCTTTGTTTTATAAGGCGCACAAAATATTACAAGCTATGACCTTTGCCAGAAGTACAGGAAGTCTAGTGAGTAAATTCAAAGGCTATTTTCTCacttaaaaaaactttttttaaggccaataaaaaatattttttaaatatagaaaCTCAAAATTTAAATATACCCACTCAAAAAATACATCTATATTGTCAGATAAAGCAGTTTTTTGTTAATCTGAGTGAGTTGTGGGGATTAATggggtattttttatttatttgttttttgcagTCCCTCAACAGGAAGCACAGTTTGATTTATGAATGCTCAGGTTCCTATGGCAGTGACTGGGAAAGTCAAAGAGAAAAGCGCGAGAAGCTGACTTGTACATGGGACATGCCAAAAGATGTCGGGTGACAATCGGCTCTGAAAAGTTTTTGCTGAGGCAATAGATGGTTAAACAGTGAAGGGAGTGCATAGATATGAGTTATGATGAGTGAAAAGCTGCACAAGTGAGACACGTTGTCGGCAGGTTGGCATAGAAAAATCAGTCTTGAGTTTTCAGTTTCAATCCACGAGTGCCAGACTCAACAATCAAGCATCAAAGCGGTCAACAAAACAGACCATATGGTTGTCAGTCAGGCACTAAGGTTGCTACACAACTGTGAGAGACattctttggatttttttttctttttttgggcgGGGGAGTTGTTTGGGTAGATGCTGGTATGTCAGTGCCCAAGGTGCATCTTGGTGACCTTCCAGCCCTTCAACACTAGTATGGTGTTCAGGTCTGTTTCTTCCATCTTCAATTTTTTGCTGAATAGAATGATTCACTGCATTAGAAGATGAAGAGATCCAGCATCAGTGCGCTGATGAGCCGCATGATGTGCTCACCAGCCACAAAGCAGCCGCCCCGAGCCCAGAACAAGCCATTATTAGGTGTGACTAAATGGTCAAACGCCACACCACTAGGCTGGGAAAACAGTCGCGGACAGACGTGAGCTTCAAGGCTTTTTCAGGTCCGAAGGAGAAACAATATGGAGGTAAATCTCAACACCGTATAAGTGTTACGGTGTAGCTTCTGTGAAGTCAGGGCAAACGTGTTCCTCAGAGTCCAAAAGAGGGCGCTGCAAGGTCAGAGGGAGCAGTGCAGACTGGCCTTTGGCAGACTGGTTGTTGAGGTTTGCTTTCTTGTAAAGCACTTGATGGTTGTTTTCCCAGAGAGTTCACGCCTCCTCGTCACTGCTGTGGGACGGCTGGTACTGGGCGATGGGCTGCAATTTGGTGACGTGGCCGATCCCTTTGGTGACGCTGTGTCGGAAGAGAACTTTGGCTCCCACCTTCAGGTACTCAGGGTTCCGCATGAATCTGAAGCGGACCACGGCTTTCTCGCctgttctcagctcctcctgtggGACATGGACAGCAACGCTCACTCTGGACCTCTGCTTTAAAAAACCTGCCGCTGCACGCTCACCTTTCCGTGCACGGCCTCCACGACGGCCGTCTGCCTCACGTTGCCTATGTGCACAGTGACCTGGAAGCCCTTGTGGAAGGTCTTAGCGTGGAAGAGCAGGACGATCTCCGCCTCAAACCTCCAGCAGATAGTGGGGTTCATGTCTGGACTCACCATGACCATACCCTGGCACGTCAGAAAGATTTTGAAAAGTGTTTAAATTAAAGTGTCATGATGGAAAACATCTCATTTGTAACCATGAGGCAAGAAGTTAAACGTTAATAATCCTCAAACTTTAATATTTAAGAAGCTAAAATGAGGTTTGACCTCGTCTATCAGGGAACCACCCGATCTAGCACCTAAGAGAAGTGGAGCTACTGATCCTGTCATTGGCCCGTCAAACCCTCCTGCTCTAGTCTCCCTGTCTCAGGGTGGTCAGGTTTCAACATTCCTCACCTTGGTTTTGCCTCTGCTTCTGGACAGAAAACTAAATCGTTCTGCTGGTAATTTCCCAACTCTCGATAAAATCTTGGATGTTGGGGTTTCGTCACAACTAACTTACAGTGCCGTCACAACCCAAACCTTTGGCAAGTCACAAAGGAGCCATTGAAAGTCTTTTCACAGCCCCTTAaattgcaaaaaacaaaaacccaaacATTTTCTACCCTCGGGTGTCAGCTCTACTGACTAACCTCTACAACCcggcaaaaacaaaaatctgcagTCAATAAATTTTTCTAACTTTTGACACATGCATTTTTGAGGGCTTGAACGtttcgggttttttttttactgacacACTGGTGTCAGAAGGTCTTTAACTCTTAAATACCAATGACCATTGATCTCTTAATGTCTAAATATTTATCTTCTATCAAACACAGTTTTCAAGGTGGAGAGGTGGAGATTTTAAAAAGATATCTTGGACATGTCAGTCACAACATCTAATATTGTTGCTGAATCCTGATTTaagacacattttcatgttGATTCTCTGGATTCATAGTcgctgaaaaaagaaaaaacagtctttGGTCCCTTGTTGTCATTCATACAAATGTGTGCATTTTTATGCTTAGTTGTCCAGAGTGATTCCCTACGTGGGGCGATTTGCTCAGTTATTTTATGATTACAGTATATAGTTTTCTAGCTCTCACAGTTCACTGGAGTTGTGAGCCGCGGGTGTTCTCCTTTATTCCCAGGCATGATTACAGTGGGCGGAGTTAAATGCTGTCAGGCTCATGTCTCACcaaaataatcataaattaTAGAACTGAATATCTGAACCTGAGCGTCAATAAAGCCCTTGCTTAGGATCACTAGTCCTCCTCGTGTCCTGACCAAACACTGCATACACATAACCAGCCAGTCAGAGCTCTTCAACAGCCCCATAAGTTGTTGCTAACCTTGCGTAGTAGCGTGCGGTCAAAGCTGCCCAGTGCTAGCGTGGCCGCCTGTCCGGCTCGGAGCACCCTGCAGGCCGAGCGGTTTCTCTGTATGCTGCCAACTGTCAGCTTGTGGAACTGTCCGCGGTCAGTGGGCCCGACTACCAGGCGATCTCCTTCACGGCAAATACCACTGCAGAGGTGAAGAGGCTACGTTTTAATACgagggaaggagaggaagaaaagaaatgaaaccgacctgtaGAGAGTTCCTCCCACCACGGTTCCCACCTCCGGCACCGTGTAGATCTCATCCACCTGTCACATGACACAAACTTCAATCAACACCCTTTCGGAACACATGCTGAAAATTTGCTTGCTCACCTGGAACTCTGTTAGCTGCTGCAttagctcctcctgctctttGCTGTTGCTCAGTGGAGGGATGATGTTGAAGAACACCTTAAGCAGGTCCAGGTTATCTCCAGACACACTGGACAAGGTGAAGATGGGTGTGATGCTGCCAAGAAGAGCAAACCTCCAGCATTACATTCATCTCGAGTGTTTTTTCAGCTTTCACATTTTCGGACGTCTTACTTTGGCGACTGAGCAAATTGCTGCGCTGCCGTCACGGCGTCATCGGCATTACTCACAACCATCGGGACCTTGTTGCAGCCCGGCTGCTTGAGAACCCTCTCCATCTGACGCACTGTTCGCTCCACAGTGGCCCGTGTGCAAAGATCCACTTTGCTGACCACGATGAAGATGGGCACCTTCAGCGCCATGGCCAGTCCTAGGTGCTCTCTTGTCGTACcagctgcaaaacaaacacggGAACATAAGTTATGGCAAGCAACGGCGTCAGAACATCGTTCTGAGTTATGTGAGAGGTCAGAGATCTGCATGCATGTGAAGTCAATGAAAGCTGTATCACTCATTTCTGGTTTAAATCGCAAGTGTGCTCCAGACAAACAGCTGAGGGCAGCTTCTTGGTAAACAAACCTGTTGCGTGTTACAGAAACACGAGTCCTCTGCCTAATTTGGGGCCAAGACAAGCTGAGCTGTCATGACAATCTTTAGGGGTCAGAAGTTCCAGTGTTTAAAATTCTTGTAACAGTAAAACCAGAAATACAGCCCATTAATCACCCCGTGTTAAAAACATTTGTGACTTCAGAGCAAAAACTACCTCCAGACATGACCCTACTTCTTTCTACTGTATTTGCaacattattaaataataaagtgAAAGTTAAAGAAGACACAAGTGAAAACACCTTCATAATAAATATGCAATGTACTTTATATTTTCATTGGTAACCTGGCTTAATTCTGAGTAATGTTTTAGGCACATTTTccaattgttattattagcaTTAGCACTATTTTCCTTCAGCAACAACCTTCGAACTGTAATGTGGAGTGACAAAAATATCATGACCTGACTTCTGGCTTCTGAATTTGGCCCAGACACGACTTGTGTGACGAAGCCTATGGATTTCAGAGATCCATTACGCTGTTTCATAATTAACACTGTTACTTTGGGGTTGCAGACACGACATGTCTCCAGTGGCATAGCTGGAGTGGTGTCCATTTGTGACCTTGTTTCGCCTGACAGCATGTCCTACTTCTTGACAGAGAGCCAAGTAAACGTAGCAGCCAGAAAACAGTACCAGAACAAGGTTTGTGAAATAGTTTGAAACATAATGTGGAAATCTTTCCATGCTTTTCAAGGCTAACTTTTATGCTGCTTCTGTCACATGCTGTGACTCAGAGCCGCCTCCCCCTCACCCCTGCTGGGATAAGATGGCTCCGGAATAGAGTCACAGTGACCAAGATGCcgctccaatctgcagccgtccatGGTTCACAAATCCAGTCAGAGGGTCTACGATGAGCCAGCATTTGTAGCACATTTCAGCTGCTGCCGTCACATCCTGAAACTCAGCACCCCTCCCCCTCAACTGCCGGTAGCAGGCAAAGCAGATCTGAGTCACAGGGCGGCTCAGCAGTACacagtcaggatggccgagcggtctaaggcgctgcgttcaggtcgcagtctcccctggaggcgtgggttcgaatcccacttctgacagaaCTTTTGTCTGTGACGTCTTGCCTGACAGGTTCGCCTCACTTATGTTTACCACCGTCTCCAGCAGCTGTAAAGTTGTCTCCGACAAACCACTTTTGAGAAAGGAAAGTATTTGAGATATTTTTAGAGGAGCAGGCATCATTATCTGCTGCTTTGTTATATAATCTAAGATATCACATGTTTACAGCTGGTGGGTTCAGGAgcagtgaaatgaaatacaGACTCCGACCCTGCCACTATCGGTTACCAGCCTGTGTCCCGAAACTTTTCAGCTGTTCCTCTGACGTGCTGTAACTCAGGGCCCCTCCCCCGAACCAGTGGAAAGAACGTCTGAGTGACAAGGGGGAGTCGTGGCACacagtcaggatggccgagcggtctaaggcgctgcgttcaggtcgcagtctcccctggaggcgtgggttcgaatcccacttctgacaacaTGTTTTGATGTCTC
It encodes the following:
- the gtpbp2a gene encoding GTP-binding protein 2 isoform X2 codes for the protein MDQSDTKEFDLSYLNITKTGRREEKESNIQHPLLVEEGNIEYKLKLVDPTQYRFEHLATQMKWRLQEGRGEAVYQIGVEDNGMVVGLAEEDMKASLTTLHRLAEKVGADITILRHREVDSDTEDARRIAEVLIRKVPDDQQFLDLRVAVLGNVDSGKSTLLGVLTQGELDNGRGKARLNLFRHLHEIQTGRTSSISFEILGFNSKGEVVNYSDSRTAEDICENASKMITFIDLAGHHKYLKTTIFGLTSYCPDFAMLVVSANTGIAGTTREHLGLAMALKVPIFIVVSKVDLCTRATVERTVRQMERVLKQPGCNKVPMVVSNADDAVTAAQQFAQSPNITPIFTLSSVSGDNLDLLKVFFNIIPPLSNSKEQEELMQQLTEFQVDEIYTVPEVGTVVGGTLYSGICREGDRLVVGPTDRGQFHKLTVGSIQRNRSACRVLRAGQAATLALGSFDRTLLRKGMVMVSPDMNPTICWRFEAEIVLLFHAKTFHKGFQVTVHIGNVRQTAVVEAVHGKEELRTGEKAVVRFRFMRNPEYLKVGAKVLFRHSVTKGIGHVTKLQPIAQYQPSHSSDEEA
- the polh gene encoding DNA polymerase eta isoform X1 gives rise to the protein MEYGKERVVALVDMDCFYVQVEQRLNPELKNTPCVVAQYKTWKGGSIIAVSYEARAHGVTRNMWVDDAKQLCQDLRVARVRESHGKADLTHYREASVEVIEVMSRFAVIERASIDEAYMDLTSAVQQRLKDLEASGIDANLLKTTHIQGFPHSNSELDRDEEIVLDKEALRSRGVQQWLSSVSGGSDSPELQLTVGALIVEEMRAAVAEHTGFRCSAGISHNKVLAKLACGLNKPNRQTVLPLESVAELFNSLPICKIRNLGGKLGSSITETLRIENMGELTRFSQAQLGQHFGDKTGQWLYDLCRGIEFEAVKPRQLPKSIGCSKNFPGKTSLATKEQVQYWLHQLALELEERLTKDREVNGRVAKLLTVGVRQLGDKRPSSFSRCCALVRYEAAKLAGDSFAIIKSLNTAGNQQAAWSPPLTLLHLSASKFSGAQARGGIAGFLSSDVTSTQARLESPEPKAKQPGSIQSFFQKAAETQRQKTEVQHEVKEEGGSAPSTASPKKHSDISSFFSRRSAESGLQVNSLQETQLPDEDAAVSRDEKEPREELSNTVSSEDLIQCQRCGRDVSVWEMPEHNDYHFAMDLQKSLSSSVASLSPSSLRPPGPSQLSRGKTKSKGQTGPQPKRHCHQGSGTLDSFFKKSSQ
- the gtpbp2a gene encoding GTP-binding protein 2 isoform X3, which produces MKWRLQEGRGEAVYQIGVEDNGMVVGLAEEDMKASLTTLHRLAEKVGADITILRHREVDSDTEDARRIAEVLIRKVPDDQQFLDLRVAVLGNVDSGKSTLLGVLTQGELDNGRGKARLNLFRHLHEIQTGRTSSISFEILGFNSKGEVVNYSDSRTAEDICENASKMITFIDLAGHHKYLKTTIFGLTSYCPDFAMLVVSANTGIAGTTREHLGLAMALKVPIFIVVSKVDLCTRATVERTVRQMERVLKQPGCNKVPMVVSNADDAVTAAQQFAQSPNITPIFTLSSVSGDNLDLLKVFFNIIPPLSNSKEQEELMQQLTEFQVDEIYTVPEVGTVVGGTLYSGICREGDRLVVGPTDRGQFHKLTVGSIQRNRSACRVLRAGQAATLALGSFDRTLLRKGMVMVSPDMNPTICWRFEAEIVLLFHAKTFHKGFQVTVHIGNVRQTAVVEAVHGKEELRTGEKAVVRFRFMRNPEYLKVGAKVLFRHSVTKGIGHVTKLQPIAQYQPSHSSDEEA
- the gtpbp2a gene encoding GTP-binding protein 2 isoform X1, coding for MDERVTELFDSGNGHSFESRGIASTSWNVPSGTSKKSLKIKKGKDRSYRSIKPNNNTPYLPPEVEEGNIEYKLKLVDPTQYRFEHLATQMKWRLQEGRGEAVYQIGVEDNGMVVGLAEEDMKASLTTLHRLAEKVGADITILRHREVDSDTEDARRIAEVLIRKVPDDQQFLDLRVAVLGNVDSGKSTLLGVLTQGELDNGRGKARLNLFRHLHEIQTGRTSSISFEILGFNSKGEVVNYSDSRTAEDICENASKMITFIDLAGHHKYLKTTIFGLTSYCPDFAMLVVSANTGIAGTTREHLGLAMALKVPIFIVVSKVDLCTRATVERTVRQMERVLKQPGCNKVPMVVSNADDAVTAAQQFAQSPNITPIFTLSSVSGDNLDLLKVFFNIIPPLSNSKEQEELMQQLTEFQVDEIYTVPEVGTVVGGTLYSGICREGDRLVVGPTDRGQFHKLTVGSIQRNRSACRVLRAGQAATLALGSFDRTLLRKGMVMVSPDMNPTICWRFEAEIVLLFHAKTFHKGFQVTVHIGNVRQTAVVEAVHGKEELRTGEKAVVRFRFMRNPEYLKVGAKVLFRHSVTKGIGHVTKLQPIAQYQPSHSSDEEA
- the polh gene encoding DNA polymerase eta isoform X2 yields the protein MWVDDAKQLCQDLRVARVRESHGKADLTHYREASVEVIEVMSRFAVIERASIDEAYMDLTSAVQQRLKDLEASGIDANLLKTTHIQGFPHSNSELDRDEEIVLDKEALRSRGVQQWLSSVSGGSDSPELQLTVGALIVEEMRAAVAEHTGFRCSAGISHNKVLAKLACGLNKPNRQTVLPLESVAELFNSLPICKIRNLGGKLGSSITETLRIENMGELTRFSQAQLGQHFGDKTGQWLYDLCRGIEFEAVKPRQLPKSIGCSKNFPGKTSLATKEQVQYWLHQLALELEERLTKDREVNGRVAKLLTVGVRQLGDKRPSSFSRCCALVRYEAAKLAGDSFAIIKSLNTAGNQQAAWSPPLTLLHLSASKFSGAQARGGIAGFLSSDVTSTQARLESPEPKAKQPGSIQSFFQKAAETQRQKTEVQHEVKEEGGSAPSTASPKKHSDISSFFSRRSAESGLQVNSLQETQLPDEDAAVSRDEKEPREELSNTVSSEDLIQCQRCGRDVSVWEMPEHNDYHFAMDLQKSLSSSVASLSPSSLRPPGPSQLSRGKTKSKGQTGPQPKRHCHQGSGTLDSFFKKSSQ